The proteins below come from a single Plasmodium sp. gorilla clade G2 genome assembly, chromosome: 13 genomic window:
- a CDS encoding ethanolamine-phosphate cytidylyltransferase: MSNQFLVDTIYNHGYMRKFLSILRSVKKNDKFDHIMKLCESTNIEEDEELYKVFINELHNISNTSSSRRKKNDNGSNESTNNINNNKENDSNNTHFEDMKDINSSISNNSEEINEFEIDSSTSTQEKTKETRIYVDGIFDLSHSGHFNAMRQAKKLGDIVVVGINSDEDALNSKGVKPIYTQEERGALIAGCKWVDEVVIGTKYNVDMELLEKYNCDYAAHGTDLAYDKNGTCCYEEVRKFNKLKIFERSYGISTTTIINHLLQAVNNSDYYSSSNNNNNNNNNNNTNINNNNNTLVNSNNNNNDTNSVSTNEISDINNETNYVYNTNTNSEQIDNFNRNKDNPTILEITEEQIYNSELGISDDNKTKVSEQQNDIDTSPKNLLNRNRCHITTSQIYQFIDNNELIKKKKNKKVVYVDGSFDIFHIGHLRILENAKKLGDYLLVGLHSDDVVQKMKGKYFPVVSLLERTLNVLSMKVVDDVVIGAPWVITESFIKRFHIDVVVRGTIVDYIYSNNEIDPYDIPKKLNIYEELSSESNITTYEIIQRIEKNKKYLMRNISKRNKKEETIWETCNTYAINN; this comes from the exons atgagCAACCAATTTTTAGTTGACACGATTTATAACCATGGATACATGAGAAAATTTCTTAGTATTTTGAGgagtgtaaaaaaaaatgacaagTTTGATCATATAATGAAACTATGTGAAAGTACAAATATAGAAGAGGatgaagaattatataagGTATTTATAAATGAGTTACATAATATAAGTAATACCTCTTCAtcaagaagaaaaaagaatgatAATGGTTCTAATGAAAGtactaataatattaataataataaagaaaatgatagtaataatacTCATTTTGAAGATATGAAAGATATTAATAGTTCAATATCTAATAATTCAGAAGAAATTAATGAATTTGAAATAGATTCTAGTACATCTACtcaagaaaaaacaaaagaaacaAGGATATATGTAGATGGAATATTTGATTTATCTCATTCTGGACATTTTAATGCAATGAGACAAGCAAAAAAATTAGGAGATATAGTAGTTGTAGGTATAAATTCAGATGAAGACGCATTAAATTCAAAAGGAGTGAAACCAATATATACACAAGAAGAAAGAGGAGCTTTAATAGCAGGCTGTAAATGGGTAGATGAAGTTGTTATAGGTACGAAATATAATGTAGATATGgaattattagaaaaatataattgtgATTATGCTGCTCATGGAACTGATTTAgcatatgataaaaatggtACCTGTTGTTATGAAGAAGTAcgaaaatttaataaattaaaaatatttgaaagaAGTTATGGTATATCAACCACAACTATTATAAATCATTTATTACAAGCAGTAAACAATTCTGATTATTATTCatcatcaaataataataataataataataataataataataccaatattaataataataataatactcttgtcaatagtaataataataataatgatacgAATAGTGTTTCAACAAACGAAATTAgtgatattaataatgaaactaattatgtatataacaCAAATACAAATTCAGAACAAATTGATAATTTTAATAGAAATAAAGATAATCCAACCATTCTTGAAATTACAGAGGAGCAAATTTATAACTCAGAATTAGGTATTtctgatgataataaaacaaagGTCAGTGAACAACAAAATGATATAGATACATCACCAAAAAACCTCCTTAATAGAAATAGATGTCATATTACAACATCACAAATATATCAATTcattgataataatgaattaattaaaaaaaagaaaaataaaaaagttgtATATGTTGATGGCTCTTTTGATATATTCCATATAGGACATCTTAGAATTTTAGAAAACGCAAAAAAATTGGGAGATTATCTATTAGTAGGATTACATTCTGATGATGTTGTCCAAAAAATGAAAGGAAAATATTTCCCAGTTGTATCATTATTAGAACGAACATTAAATGTTTTATCAATGAAAGTTGTAGATGATGTTGTTATAGGAGCTCCTTGGGTAATCACAGAAagttttattaaaagatttCATATTGATGTTGTTGTAAGAGGTACCATTgttgattatatttattcaaataatGAAATTGATCCGTATGATATTccgaaaaaattaaatatatatgaagaattaTCTTCCGAATCG aATATTACAACTTATGAAATTATTCAGcgaattgaaaaaaataagaaatatctAATGcgaaatatatcaaaaag GAACAAGAAGGAAGAAACCATATGGGAAACATGCAATACTTATGCAATAAATAATTag
- a CDS encoding leucine-rich repeat protein, whose product MQNILNNDEVKNIIEKNEGYYSVMELNDVLYLNNKLYTKIECLQNLHNLKTLYLNNNALEKIDGLDCCINLIALYLNCNQIKKIENLNNLRRLRILNLEDNNIFLVENLDYLDCLEDLNLSNNCLGSKGSPNISILHKNKNIHILNLSNNKINEDILDHLLMLENLSILYLMNNPILLTYNNYRKLFIHKLKRLTFLDYKPIKKDERRCVEAFFEGGTLKEQEEMQKIEKQKKLQHRNSIECIILIKKMILKNI is encoded by the exons atgcagaatattttaaataatgatgaagttaaaaatattatagaaaaaaatgaaggatATTATTCCGTCATGGAATTAAATGATGTTctttatttgaataataaattatataccaAAATAGAATGTCTTCAGAATCTAcataatttaaaaacattatatCTAAACAATAACG CTTTAGAAAAAATAGACGGACTTGATTGTTGTATAAACCTTATTGCTCT ATATCTCAACTgcaatcaaataaaaaaaattgaaaatttGAATAACTTGAGAAGATTGAGAATATTAAATTTGgaggataataatatatttcttgtaGAAAATTTGg ATTATTTAGATTGCCTAGAAGATTTAAATTTAAGCAATAATTGCTTAGGTAGTAAAGGATCCCCAAATATTTCCATATtacataagaataaaaatatacatattttaaacttaagcaataataaaataaatgaggACATTTTAGACCATTTGTTAATGTTAGAAAATCTGTCTATTCTGTATTTAATGAACAACCCAATc TTATtgacatataataattacagaaaattatttattcataaattGAAAAGGTTAACCTTTCTAGATTATAAACCAATTAAAAAGGATGAGAGAAG ATGTGTTGAAGCCTTTTTTGAAGGTGGAACCTTAAAAGAACAAGAAGAGATgcaaaaaatagaaaaacaaaaaaaattacaacaTAGGAATTCAATtgaatgtattatattaataaaaaagatgattttaaaaaatatatga